The Pyrococcus horikoshii OT3 genome includes a window with the following:
- the gcvT gene encoding glycine cleavage system aminomethyltransferase GcvT — MVKRVHIFDWHKEHARKIEEFAGWEMPIWYSSIKEEHLAVRNAVGIFDVSHMGEIVFRGKDALKFLQYVTTNDISKPPAISGTYTLVLNERGAIKDETLVFNMGNNEYLMICDSDAFEKLYAWFTYLKRTIEQFTKLDLEIELKTYDIAMFAVQGPKARDLAKDLFGIDINEMWWFQARWVELDGIKMLLSRSGYTGENGFEVYIEDANPYHPDESKRGEPEKALHVWERILEEGKKYGIKPCGLGARDTLRLEAGYTLYGNETKELQLLSTDIDEVTPLQANLEFAIYWDKDFIGKDALLKQKERGVGRKLVHFKMIDKGIPREGYKVYANGEMIGEVTSGTLSPLLNVGIGIAFVKEEYAKPGIEIEVEIRGQRKKAVTVTPPFYDPKKYGLFRET; from the coding sequence ATGGTAAAGAGAGTCCACATCTTTGACTGGCACAAAGAACATGCAAGAAAGATTGAGGAATTTGCCGGATGGGAAATGCCAATATGGTATTCAAGCATAAAGGAGGAGCACCTTGCAGTTAGAAACGCTGTTGGAATATTTGACGTTTCGCACATGGGGGAAATAGTATTTAGAGGTAAAGATGCCTTAAAGTTTCTACAATATGTAACAACAAACGATATAAGCAAGCCTCCCGCTATTAGTGGTACATATACATTGGTTCTCAATGAAAGAGGAGCAATAAAGGATGAAACATTGGTATTTAACATGGGTAACAATGAATACCTAATGATATGTGACTCAGATGCCTTCGAAAAGCTCTATGCCTGGTTTACTTACCTAAAGAGAACTATAGAACAATTTACAAAACTCGATCTTGAAATAGAGCTAAAGACCTACGATATAGCTATGTTTGCAGTTCAGGGACCTAAAGCTAGAGATCTAGCTAAAGACCTGTTTGGAATTGACATAAATGAGATGTGGTGGTTCCAGGCTAGATGGGTTGAGCTTGACGGAATAAAGATGCTACTCTCAAGGAGCGGATATACTGGAGAGAACGGATTTGAAGTTTACATAGAGGATGCTAACCCCTACCATCCAGATGAAAGTAAGAGGGGAGAACCAGAAAAAGCCTTGCATGTTTGGGAGAGAATACTTGAGGAAGGTAAGAAGTACGGAATAAAACCATGCGGCCTTGGAGCAAGGGATACGCTAAGATTAGAGGCCGGTTACACCCTCTACGGTAACGAGACTAAAGAGTTGCAACTCTTGAGTACCGATATAGATGAAGTGACACCCCTCCAGGCCAACTTAGAATTCGCGATATACTGGGATAAGGATTTCATAGGGAAAGATGCCCTTCTAAAGCAGAAGGAAAGGGGAGTGGGAAGAAAGCTAGTTCACTTTAAGATGATAGACAAGGGTATACCAAGGGAAGGGTACAAGGTGTATGCAAATGGAGAAATGATAGGAGAAGTTACAAGTGGAACATTATCACCACTCCTAAACGTCGGTATAGGGATAGCATTCGTCAAAGAGGAGTATGCAAAACCAGGAATTGAAATTGAAGTAGAAATAAGAGGACAAAGAAAGAAAGCAGTTACAGTTACACCACCCTTCTATGATCCTAAAAAGTATGGACTATTCAGAGAAACATAG